Part of the Tidjanibacter massiliensis genome is shown below.
TGCGGTACGGCCGAGTTCGTGGAGCTCATGAGGCACTCCGTTCGGGGTGAGATGACCGAGGAGTGAGGCCCGCCCGCCGCGGGGAGACCGTTCCGGCAAATGGCAGGATGCCCCGGAAACAGCGGGAACAGGGTCTGACCGGGATAATAGGTGTATTTTTTTAGAAGAAAAAAAATTTCTATATTTCGGAGGTTTTTAAGCTGGCAGTATGTCTTTTTACTGACATGCCGGTTTGGGTATCAAGCGGATTTGATGTTTAAATAATTGAAAATCTGCTTTTTATCTGCAAAAAGGGAGAAATGACCGAGTGGCTGAAGGTGCGCGCCTGGAAAGTGCGTATACCCCAAAAGGGTATCGTGGGTTCGAATCCCGCTTTCTCCGCAGTTCGTCCGGCCCGTTTTTTTCGGAGAGGCGGACAGTGTTTTTTGACTGCGATGCAGTGCGGTCTGAACGGCCCGCACGGAAAGGGAGAGCTTTTATTTGACTAACGATAAAAACAATAAGTCTAATCAATTCTAAATTAAAGCTATGAAAAAACTTTTTTTGATTCTGGCAGCGGTAGGCGTTATGGGCTTTTCGGCTGTGAATGTTTACGCTCAGGAGGCAGAAACCCAGGCGCCCGAAGCTGAAGCTACGGAGCAGGTGGCAGCCGAGGTAGAGACCGAGGTGGTGGGCATCAACCCCGAAACCGAAGTCGAGGGTACTCCGATGCACCAGGCCATCAAGCAGAAATTCCTCGAGGGCGGTGCAGGCTGGATGACGCCGGTGTTGTTGTGCCTTATCTTCGGTCTGGCTATCGCTATCGAACGTATACTTTATCTCAACCTCGCTTCCATCAACACCAAGAAGTTCATGGCGCAGATTGAGGAGGCCCTCAAGAAGGGCGGCGTTCCTGCCGCTATGGAGATTGCCCGCAACCAGCGCGGTCCGGTTGCCAGCATCTACTATCAGGGACTGAGCCGTTACGGCGAAGGACTTGAGGTCGTTGAGAAGAGCGTGGCTTCCTACGGTTCCGTACAGATGGGTCTCATGGAGAAGGGTCTTACGTGGATTTCGCTCTTCATCGCCCTCTCCCCTATGTTGGGATTTATGGGTACCGTGGTCGGCATGATTCAGGCTTTCGACGCCATTCAGGCAGCAGGCGACGTGTCCGCTACCTTGGTGGCAGGCGGTATCAAGGTGGCCCTTCTGACGACGCTCGCCGGTCTTATCGCGGCTGTCATCCTGCAGTTGTTCTATAACTACATCGTTTCCAAGATAGACACGCTGGTCATCAACATGGAAGACAGCTCTATCATCCTGGTGGATATGCTTACGGAGTACAATAAAAAATAATCAGTTTCACACCACCTTACAGTAATATGAACAATAAGATTTTCAAATATATCAAATACCTCAGCTACGTGCTGTTGCTGCTCGGCGTCGGGGTATTCGTATATTTCGTCGTCGCTTCGGTACTCTATCCGGAGCCTGCGACGGAATTCCCGGTGGGTACCGTGGGCAATGCGATGGGTGTGAATGTCATGCTGATTTATGCCTATGTGGTATTTGCCGTCGCGCTGGTACTTGCCATCATGTTCCCCCTTATCAACATCATCAGTAATCCCAAGGGCGCCATGCGTACCCTGATTGGCGTTGTGGCGATGTT
Proteins encoded:
- a CDS encoding MotA/TolQ/ExbB proton channel family protein, which gives rise to MKKLFLILAAVGVMGFSAVNVYAQEAETQAPEAEATEQVAAEVETEVVGINPETEVEGTPMHQAIKQKFLEGGAGWMTPVLLCLIFGLAIAIERILYLNLASINTKKFMAQIEEALKKGGVPAAMEIARNQRGPVASIYYQGLSRYGEGLEVVEKSVASYGSVQMGLMEKGLTWISLFIALSPMLGFMGTVVGMIQAFDAIQAAGDVSATLVAGGIKVALLTTLAGLIAAVILQLFYNYIVSKIDTLVINMEDSSIILVDMLTEYNKK